TTCGAGCTGGAGGCGTGTGATGACGCGGGCCGTCTCGCTCTACCTGCCGAGTTGGCCCACGGACCGGCTGATGCGGAGCCTGGGCGCTTCGGCGCCGTCGCCTGACGCGCCGCTGGTCCTGGTGGGCAGCACGGGGAGCAAGCGCGCGATCCTCGGCCTCAATGCCACCGCGCTGGAGCAAGGGGCTATGCCGGGCATGGCGGTTGCGAAAGCGCAGGCGCTCATTGCCGGTCTCGACGTGCGCGAGGCCGATCCCGCCGGCGACGATGCCGCGCTGGAGCGGCTCGCGATATGGGCGCTACGGCGTTATTCGCCGATGGTCGCCGCCGATCCGCCCGATGGCCTCCGCCTCGATATGGCGGGCGCTGCGCATCTGCTGGGCGGGGAGCCTGCGTTCCTTGACGATCTTGCGCGACGACTGGCCGAAGGCGGTATCGCCGCGCGGATCGCGATCGCGCCGACCTATGGCGCTGCCCATGCGCTCGCACGTTACGCGGCGTCGCCGTCGATCGTCGACCCGGCAACGCTCGAGGCCAGCATCGCGCCCTTGCCGGTGGCCGCGCTGCGGCTCGACACGGCCACGGTGGCGGCGTTGCGGCGGCTCGGTGTCGATAGCATAGGCGAGCTGGCAGCGCTGCCGCGCGCGCCGCTCGCCCTGCGCTTCGGCCCGGAGGTTTCCCGAAGGCTCGATCAGGCGTTCGGCCGCGCCGCCGAGCCTTTCGAGCTGGTCGAGGCACCCGAGCTGGTCCGTGTGCGGCGCGCCTTCGCTGAACCGATCGCCGCGCCCGAAACGCTGGCGCGCTATACGGGAAAGCTCGCGGGGCAGCTCTGCGAGGCATTGGAGGCGAGGGGGCTTGGCGCCCGGCGGCTCGATCTGCTGTTTCACCGGGTCGACAACCGCATCGAGGCGATCCGTGCCGGGACGGCCAAGCCGCTGCGCGATGCAGGCCGGATGACGCGGTTGCTGTGCGACCGCATCGAGACGATCGCGCCGGGCTATGGCATCGAGCTGATGGTCCTGACCGCGACCATCGCCGAGCCTCTCGACTATCGCACGGGCCTTTCGAGCCTGATCGATCCGGCTGCGCCCGATCTCACCGATCTGGTCGACACGCTTGCCAACCGCATGGCCCATGGCCGGCTCTATCGCTGCGCGCCGACGCAGAGCGAAGTGCCCGAGCGCGGCGTCTGCCGCGTGGAGGCGATGGCGCCGCCGGTCGGCGTCACCTGGCCCGCCGACTGGCCGCGCCCGTCGCGGCTCCTCGATCCCCCGGCGCCGGTCGAAGCCATGGCGCTGCTGCCCGATCATCCGCCGGCGAGCTTCACCTGGGCTGGCGTGCGCCGCCGTGTCCGGCGTGCCGATGGCCCGGAGCGGATTTTCGGCGAATGGTGGGTGCGCGATGGCGAGCTGGCGGCCGTGCGCGACTATTTTCAGGTCGAGGATGAAGCGGGCGAGCGGTTCTGGCTGTTCCGGCGCGGCGACGGCGAAGATCCGGGCACCGGCGATCATCGCTGGTATCTCCATGGCATCTTCGCATGACGCGCTATGCCGAACTGCAATGCGCGTCGCATTTCTCCTTCCTGCGCGGCGCGAGCAGCGCGGAGGAAGTCTTCGCCACGGCCGCGCAGCTCGGGATCGAGGCGCTGGCGATCACGGACCGGAACAGCCTCGCCGGAATCGTGCGCGCGCACGAGGCGGCGAAGGCGGCCGGCGTGCGCCTCATCGTCGGCGCGCGGCTGATCCTCGCCGATCAGAGCGATATCGCCGTCTATCCGACCGATCGGTCCGCCTATGCGCGGCTGTGCCGATTGCTCTCGATCGGCAAGGCGCGCGGCGGAAAGGGCAAGTGCGAGCTGCATTGGGACGATCTGCGGCAGTGGGGCGAGGGCCTGGTCGCGATCCTCGTTCCCGATGCGGCCGACGATCTGACCGCGCTGCGGCTGCGGCGGATCTCGGAGATATTCCCTGGCCGTGCCTTTCTCTCGCTTACCCTGCGCCGGCGGCCGCGCGATTTCCTTCGCCTGCACGATCTGGTGAACATGGCGGCGCAAGCGGGCGTCCCGACCGTGGCGACCAATGACGTGCTGTTTCATAGCGCCGACCGGCGGATGCTGCAGGATGTCATGACCTGCATCCGCGAGGGGCTGACCATCGACGATGCCGGTTTCGCGAAGAACCGGCACGCCGACCGCTATCTTAAGCCCCCTGAAGAGATGGCGAGGCTGTTCCGGCTGTGGCCGGAGGCGGTGGCGCGCAGCGTGGATATCGCCGATCGCTGCCGCTTCAGCCTTGATGAACTGGCCTATCAATATCCGCATGAGGTCGTGGATGAAGGGCTGAGCGCGCAGGAAACCCTTGAAAAGCGCACATGGGAAGGCGCGGCCACACGCTATCCCGAAGGCCTGCCCGATGAGGTGGCCGCCACCCTTCACCACGAGCTGGGCCTGATCGCCAGCCTCGACTATGCACCCTATTTCCTCACCGTCGATGCGATCGTGCGGCAGGCGCGCGCGCTCGGTATATTGTGCCAGGGACGCGGCAGCGCGGCCAACTCGGCGGTCTGCTATGTGCTGGGCGTCACGTCGATCGATCCCTCGCGCAACAATCTCCTGTTCGAGCGTTTCGTGAGCCAGGAACGGCGCGAGCCGCCTGATATTGACGTGGATTTCGAGCACCAGCGCCGCGAGGAAGTGATCCAGTGGGTCTATGAGACCTATGGCCGACATCGCGCCGCCCTCTGCTCGACGGTGATCCGCTACCGCGCCAAGGGCGCGCTGCGCGATGTCGGCAAGGCCATGGGCCTGCCCGAGGACATGATCGGTCTGCTCTCGTCGCAGATATGGGGCTGGTCCACCGAAGGCGCCGAGCCCAAACATGCCGAGGAACTGAACCTCAATCTCGACGATCGGCGTCTGAAGCTCACGCTCGAACTTGCTCGGCAGCTCATCGGCACGCCGCGCCATCTTTCGCAGCATCCCGGCGGGTTCGTGCTGACCGAGGACAGGCTGGACGAACTGGTCCCGATCGAGCCGGCGGCCATGGAGGACCGCCAGGTGATCGAATGGGACAAGGATGATGTCGATGCGCTGAAGATGATGAAGGTCGACGTGCTGGCGCTTGGCATGCTGTCGGCCATGCGGCGGGGCTTTGATCTGCTGCGCGAGCATAAGGGCATCGACATCGATCTGGCCTCGGTGCCGGCGGAAGATCCGCGCACCTATGCGATGATCCGCAAGGCGGATACGCTGGGCACGTTCCAGATCGAATCCAGGGCGCAGATGGCGATGCTCCCGCGCATGAAGCCGCGGACCTATTACGATCTCGTCATCCAGGTGGCGATCGTGAGGCCGGGGCCGATCCAGGGCGACATGGTGCATCCCTATCTCCGGCGGCGCGAGGGGCTGGAATCGGTCGATTTTCCGACACCCGAGCTGGAACGGGTGCTCGGCAAGACGCTGGGCGTCCCGCTCTTTCAGGAACAGGCGATGCAGGTCGCCATGGTCTGCGCCGGGTTTACGGCAAGCGAGGCCGACCAGCTCCGCCGCGCGATGGCCACCTTCAAGCATACCGGCGGCGTGGTGCATTTTCGCGAGCGGCTGATGAGCGGCATGATCGAGCGCGGCTATGGCGAGGAATTCGCCGAGCGCACGGTCAGCCAGCTCGAAGGCTTCGGCAGCTATGGCTTCCCCGAATCGCATGCCGCCAGCTTCGCGCTCATCGCCTATGCGTCGAGCTGGCTCAAATGCTGGCATCCCGAGATCTTTTGCGCGGCCTTGCTGAACAGTCAGCCGATGGGTTTCTATGCCCCGGCGCAAATCGTCCGCGATGCCCGCGAGCACGGTGTCGAGGTGCGGCCTGTCTGCGCCAACAGCTCACGCTGGGACTGCACGCTGGAACAGGCAGCCGAGGATCGCTTCGCGGTCCGGCTCGGCTTAAACCGGGTGGCGGGCCTCGCCAATGCCGACGGCGCGGCGATCGTCGCGGCGCGGGCCGCGCAGCCGTTCGTGGATATCGACGATCTGTGGCGCCGTGCCGGGGTGCCCGCCGCCGCGCTGGTCCATCTTGCCGAGGCCGACGCCTTCAGGCCCGCCTTCGGCCTTGCACGGCGCGAGGCGCTATGGGCGATCAAGGCGCTGCGCGACCAGCCTCTGCCCCTCTTCGCGGCGGCTGCCCGGAGCGATGAACGTCCAGCGCCGGAAGTCGTGGAAGAGGCCGTGCGCCTCAAGGCGATGACGGCGGGTCGCGAAGTGGTCGAGGATTATCGCCATACGGGGCTCACGCTCAGGCAGCACCCTGTATTCTTTTTACGTGCCGAGCTGGAGCGCGAGCGTTTCGTTTCCTGTGCTGCCGCCAATGGGCTGAAAGACGGCCGTCCGGTGCGGACAGCCGGGCTGGTGCTGGTGCGCCAGCGGCCGGGATCGGCGAAGAACGTCACTTTCATCACGCTCGAGGACGAAACCGGCATCGCTAACCTCGTGGTCTGGCCGGACTTATACGAGAAACAGCGGCGGATCGTGCTCACCGCGTCGATGCTTGGGCTGCAGGGCCGGGTGCAGCGCGAAGGTGATGTCATCCACTTGATCTGCGCGCGGCTGTTCGACCTGACGCCGCTGCTCTCCGGCCTGGGCGAGTGCGACGGCAGCTTTCCAAAGGCGGGCGGCCGCGGCGACGGCGCCCGCTTCGGAGCGACCGACGATCCCCGCGAGCGCCCGCCGCGCCTCGCCGGGCTGCGCGGCCCCGATCGACATGAAGGCGCGCTCCGGTTGAAAGCGAGGGATTTCCGTTAGGCTCGTGTGGTTGTCCGGGATTTTCGTCGCGGTTTTCCTGGGGTGGTCGCCGCTGAGAGTTGTTCGGTGGAGTGTTGGTAGCTATTCCCGACTCCCCTCGACCTTGTTGCGGGCCAGTTCCGCCGAGCGAAGTGATCTTCTGGTCAAACGGGCTTGCAATGCGCCCTATAGTCTACCAGATTAGTGGGGAATAAAGAAATTCTATTCCGCCGTGGCGGAGTCGATGCGTTAGTCTGCGGACTGGGTATCGCGTCGGCGCGGTCCAGTGCCTTTGGATCCCGTAGGGTTGTGTGCGTCAATGTCTGCAAAAAGGGCGGCCGTGACGGACTGGTCAGGCTGCTTGGCGTAGCTGGCTTTTCTTGAGCTCCCTGAGATCGTCCATGTTGAGATATCGATGGGCCTCGAGCCAGTTTTCGTGTGTCTCGACGGCGAGAGCACGGACGAGCCGACGGCATGAGTCGGAGTTTGGAAAGATGCGCACGACGTAGGTTCGACGGCGAATTTCCTCGTTGAGCCGCTCAAGCATGTTGGTGCTTTTGAGATGCTTATGATGCCGTCGCGGCAGCCTGTAGAAGGTCAGCGTCTCCTCGATCGCCTCCTCCGCCCAGGCGACGAGCTTGGGATATCTTCCGCTCCATTTGGCGATCCAGACGGCGAGGTCGCGCCGGGCCTCTTCGACCGAGCGGCGATCGTAGAGCCAGCGCAGTTCCTGCAGGCAATCGTCGTCGGCCTTGCGGGGCAGATGGTCGAGGGCATTGCGCAGGAAGTGGACATAACAGCGCTGGAAGGCGGCCTCCGGCAGCACCTCGCGAACCGCGGCACGCAGGCCGGCATGATCGTCTGCAACGATGAACTCGACGCCATGCAGTCCGCGCTTGCGCATGCCGAGCAGCAGGTCCTTCCACGACGAGCGGCTCTCGCGATTGGCCATCTCGACGGCGAGGATCTGGCGACGTCCGTCCCAGTCGATGCCGATCGCGATCAGCACCGCCTGGCTGGAAACGATCCCGCCCTCGCGTACCTTTTCGTAGCGCGCGTCGAGGATCAGATAGGGAAAGGGCTCGGCAAGCTGGCGACCGGCGAAGGCCGCGAGGCTCGCGTCGAGCCGCTTGTTGATCGCCGAGATCGCTGACGCCGAGACGCTGTGGCCACACAGTTCCTCGGTGATCGCCTTCACCTTGCGCGTCGACACGCCCTGCACATACATCTCGGCAAGCGTCGCAACCAGCGCCTGTTCCGAACGCTGGTAACGCTCGAACAGTTCTGTCGAGAAGCGACCGTTGCGGTCTTGCGGAACCCGCAGCTCGAGTTTGCCGACGCGCGTCACCAGCGTCCGGCTGTAATAGCCCGAACGATAGCCCAGGCGCGTCTCTGTCCGCTCGCTCTTGCTCGCGCCAAGGGCGTCATCCATCTCCGCCTCCAGCATCGCCTGCATCACGCTGCGAACAATCTCTCGCAGACCTTCTCCGCTCTGCGTCAAAAGCTCTTGGACGGCGGCTACCGACGGTTTAACTTCCTTCCCGGTCATGGTGGGTCTCCTTGGTGACGTTGAACATCACCAGCCTGCCATGGCCGCCCCCCGCTCAAAGCGGTTTTTGCAGATACTCCCGCACACTACCTCCCGTAGAACGTTCGGGGGGCGGCAGGGCCGATGACACTCCTGAGGGGGCGACGAGCAAAAGGGGGCTTCCGGCCTGCCTCACCAGAGGTGGTCATAACCGGCCGCGCTGCGCGGCACAGAGATGACGCTGATGGATCTTGCTGCGATCGATTTGGAGGCCCGTTGCCTTCCCCGACCTGACTGGTCCCTTGTGATCGAAACGGAGATCCCGGGCGCGTGCGCGATGGGCGCCGGTCGCCAGCTCCTTGCCCATCGAGCACGTAGGGCCTTCGCCCGGCGAATGGCGCGCGAGGCGCGCGCGATCGTCAGCTATCTCGAACAAGGAGCAGGCCTTGAGCAGCATTCCCTATAAAAGCGCCCTCATCGTCGGCACCGGTCCCGGCATCAGCGCTTCGCTGGCGCGCCAGTTGTCGCAGGCAGGGCTCAAGGTTGCGGTGGCGGCGCGCAACGTCGACAAGCTCCAGGGGCTGGTCGAGGATACCGGAGCGCAGGCTTTCGCGGTCGAGGCCACCGATCCAAAGGATGTGGCAGACCTGTTCGCGTCGGTCGAGGCGGGGATCGGCGTACCCGAAGTCGTGGTCTACAACGCCAGCGGCCGGGTTCGCGGGGCCATTGTCGATCTCGATCCCGAAGAGGTGCGCCGCGCGATCGAGGTGTCCGCCTATGGCGGTTTCCTGGTCGTCCAGCAGGCGGCCAGGCGGTTGCTTCCCCTGGGCAAGGGCGCGATCCTCCTCACCGGCGCCACCGCCAGCGTCAAGGGCTTCGCCAATTCTTCCAGTTTCGCGATCGGCAAGTTCGGCCTGCGCGGTCTCGCCCAGAGCACAGCGCGGGAACTGGCGCCCAAGGGCATTCATGTCGCCCATTTCGTGATCGACGGCGGCGTGCGCGGCGCGGCGCGTCCCGACCCCGCCGATCGCCCCGACAGTACGCTCGATCCGGATGGGATCGCCCAGAGCTATCTCACCGTGCTCGCCCAGCCACGCAGCGCCTGGAGCTGGGAGGTCGAACTGCGACCCTGGGTCGAGAGTTTCTGAAGCGATGGCCGGCGACATCATCGTGCTCAGCGATTTGTCTGCCTGCTTCAGGGATGGGGAGGGGCGCATCCGGCCGATGCGCATGCTCGTGGCCCGCGATGATCCCGATGCGCACCGGCGCCATCGGGAAGTGGCCGGCCCGCAATCCTATCAAGGCTGCCTCATGGCGGCGCGCTACGACGGATGGAGACCATAGGAACCGATGACCCGAACCCGCCAGCTCCATCTCGGCGCCTTCATGCGCCCGGTGTCGATCCACACAGGCGCGTGGCGTTATCCGGGCGCCTGGCCCGACGCCAATTTCAACCTCGCTCATCTCAGACGCCTCATCCAGACGCTCGAGGCGGCCAAATTCGACGCTTTCTTCATGGCGGACCATCTCGCCGTGCTCAACATGCCGATCGAGGCCTTGAAGCGCAGCCACACCGTCACCTCGTTCGAGCCGTTCACCTTGCTGTCGGCGCTCGCCATGGCGACGGAGCGGATCGGGCTCATTGCCACGGCGTCGACCACCTATGACGAGCCGTTCCACATCGCCCGGCGGTTCGCCTCGCTCGATCATCTAAGCGAGGGGCGCGCCGGCTGGAACATCGTCACCACCGGAAATCCCGAGACCTCGCACAATTTCGGCAGCGACCAGCATCGCGCACGCCACCCGCTATGAGCGTGCCCGCGAATTCTACGACGTGGTGACGGGGCTGTGGGACAGCTGGGCAGACGACGCCTTCGTGCGCGATGTGGATGCCGGCATCTATTTCGATCCCGATAAGCTCCATGTGCTCGATCACAAGGGGCCGCATCTCTCGGTGCGTGGACCACTCAACATCGCGCGGCCGGTCCAGGGCTGGCCGGTGATCGTGCAGGCCGGGGCTTCCGAGCCCGGCCGGTGGCTCGCGGCGGAGACGGCCGAGGTGATCTTCGGCGCGGAGCAGACGATCGAGGGCGGCAAGGCCTTCTATGCCGATGTGAAGGGTCGGATGCGCGCGATCGGCCGCGATCCCGACCATCTCAAGATCCTGCCCGCCGCCTTCGTGATGGTGGGCGACACGATCGAGGAAGCACAGGCGAAGCGCGCGCATCTCGACAGCCTCGTCCACTACGACAGCGGCATCCGCTCACTCTCGATCATGCTCGACTATGATGTCGCGGGCTTCGATCCGGATGGACCGCTCCCCGAAATTCCCGAGAGCAACGCCAGCAAGTCGAGCCGTGACCGGGTTGTCGAGGCCGCGCGCGAGAAGAATCTCACGATCCGGCAGCTTGCCGCGAGCGCAGGCAGCTATGCGGGGCTGGCCTTTGTGGGCACGCCGGACAGTATCGCCGATGAGATGGAGGCGTGGCTCGAGGAGCGAGCCTCGGACGGGTTCAACATGATGTTCCCCTGGCTCCCCGGCGGCCTCGACGACTTTACCGGCCGTGTCGTGCCCGAGCTGCAAAGGCGCGGCATCTTTCGCACCGAATATGGGGGCAGCACGCTGCGCGATCATCTCGGATTGCCGCGGCCGGAGAACCGCTTGTTCGCGACCGGGCAGGTCCCGGTGGCGGTTAGAGCGTGACATCTGACCGCATATCCTGGAGCGACGCTGCAAACATGATCCGCGAAATCCTCAAGATGGGCGATCCCCGACTGCTTAAGGTCGCGCGGCCGGTCGATGATCTCGCCGATCCGGCCCTCAAGACGATCATAGCCGATCTCTACGAGACGATGCATGCCGCGAACGGGGTCGGCCTTGCCGCGCCGCAGGTCGGCATTGACCAGCGCGTCATGATCTTCGGGTTCAAAAGCAATCCACGCTATCCGGAGGCCGAGCCGGTGCCGGTGACGACGCTGATCAATCCCTGGCTCGAGAACCTCACCGACGAGACCGAAGAGGATTGGGAGGGCTGCCTGTCGGTGCCGGGCATGCGCGGGCTCGTCCCGCGCAGCACTCATATCCGCTATGGCGGTACGCTCGAGGACGGGACGCATGTCGAGCGCGAGGCGCACGGCTTTCATGCCCGTGTCTTCCAGCATGAGTTCGATCATCTGGAGGGCGTGCTCTATCCGCACCGCATTCGCGATCTCACCCGCTTCGGCTTCATCGAGGCACTATTCCCGCAGAGCGATCTCGCCGCTCTGGAAAAGGCGCCGGACGCCTCCCAACCCCCTTTGACAACGATCGGAGATGCGGCATGAGCCAGCTCGACCTCGTCGACAATGACGTCCCCCAGACGCACGAGGATGCAGTCTCGTCCGCCTATGTGCCGGTACTGCAAGTGACGGCCGGTCAGCCCGGGCCGATCGCGGCCAATGGCGGGCGCTCCTACATGGCGTTCGACCGGAATGGCGACGCGGGCACCGGCAAGGCGCTCGAGGACGCGCTCGCGCTGATCGCCGAAGGTGAAGGCCGGCGCGCGGTCGAGCGGATCGCGCAGGCCCCCGCCACCGGTCTCGAGACTGAATTGGGGCTCGGTTTTCGCAGCTATGAAGAATGCCTTGCTCACATCCGGCAGGCGGGCCTTGCCGCGCCGGAAGGGGGCGTGGTGACGCCGCTCCCCTATACGATCTACGAGCAGCCGACCTATTCGGTGGTGCCCTCCCATGCGATCTGGACCGATCCCGCGCGTGCCGATGTCGCGGCGATCCTCCAGCAGAATGAGGACGATAATCTCAGGCGCGACCTGTGGTTTCCCCAGGTCCTTCGCGATGCACGCCGGATCGGCGACAAGTATCCCGGCCTGTCGCCCCGGAGCCCGGAGAGCATGGACCGGCTCGGCGTATCACTCGCCCATCTCGAATCCGCCTGCACCAATTTCTACGACGCGGCCGAGGTCGAGCGGGTGTTCTACCCCGAGATCGAGAAGCTGCTGCTCGACTTCTTCCCGGGCGCGACCGACGCTCTGGTCTATAATCACGATGTGTTCGACGCCGACTATGCCGGTGACCGGACCGAGGATCAGGCCGCAAAGAATCCGGGCGTCAATGCGCGCTACGCCAATATCGTGCACAACGACCTCAACGATAATAGCGGGCGGGTCCGCTGCCGCGAGTTGCTGACCCGCAACCTGCGCAATTTCGGCCGCACGCAGCATTACAGCGAGGAAGAGGCCGACGCGAAAATGGCGCGCCGTTTCATGTCGATCAACCTCGCCAAGCCGATGGAGACGGTCGAGCAATATCCCTTCGTGCTTGCCGCTTGGCCGTCCTTCGCCGACCAGCCGTATGTCACCAATTACCGCATCTACGACGACCGCGTCGGAGAGACGCAGCGCTTCACCTTCCGGCCGACCCACGAATGGTACTGGTTCCCGCAGCAGACCCCTATCGAGGTGTCGATGCTCAAATGCTATGATTCGATCACCGACGGCTCTGTCTCGCGCTGGTCCTTCCACACTGCCGCGATCGATCCGACCGCGCCGGCGAACGCCCGCTGCCGCAAGAATGTCGTTGTACGCTCATTCGTCTTTTTCTGAGCGTTAAGGGCGCGCTGCGCAGGATGGACCCGGATATGCGCCAAGCAGCTTCGTGCCAGGAGCGGGTCGGCACGTGCTGGCGAAAGCTGCCCGGCAGCAAGCGTCGCCTCTCAGCCCTTCAGACCGCCGATCCTGAAAGTCGCCCTTGACCCTGTAGCTGCTACAGGCCTTATGAACCCTTCCGTACCCGGCCCTCCAAGCCGGGCGGGAACGGGGGCGATGTGAGTTTGATGTTTCTTGGCGGCAGGACGTCTGCCGGGAGCAGCGCGCTGGTCATTGCGGCCACCATGGCCAGCCCAGCCTACGCGCAGGCCGACGCCGATCAGGCCGAAGAGGCCGAAACCGAGATTGTCGTTCAGGCGACGCGCACAGGTCGCCGGGTTCAGGACGAGCCAATCCGCGTGGAGGTCATCAACCGCGAAGAGATTGAGGAGAAGCTCGTCATGCGCCCCGGCAACATCGCCATGCTGGTGAGCGAGACGCCGGGCGTACGCGTTCAGACCACATCGCCCGCCCTCGGAGCGGCCAATGTCCGCATCCAGGGCCTCAAAGGTCGCTACGCCCAGATCCTGGCCGATGGTTTGCCGCTTTACGGCGGGCAGACGCCTTCCATCGGTTTGCTGCAAATCCCGCCAACCGATCTAGGTCAGGTGGAGATCATCAAGGGCGCCGCATCGGCGCTTTATGGCCCCTCCGCGCTTGGCGGCGTCATCAATCTCGTGTCGCGTCGGCCAGCGAGCGAACCGCAGGGCGAACTCCTGCTTAATGCCACGAGCCGTGATGGACAGGATTTGACAGGCTATGTCGCAGCACCGCTCAGCAGCACACTCAGCGGCTCGCTGACGGCCGGCTACGACCGGCAAAGCCGTCAGGATCTGAACGACGACGGCTGGGCCGACATGCCCGGCTATGAGCGCTTCACAGTTCGGCCCCGCCTGTTTCTCGATGCCGCCGATGGCACCAGGGCGCTGATGACCTTCGGCGCTATGGCCGAGCAGCGCGATGGCGGGACCATGCCGGGCGCAAATGCACCGGACGGATCGCCTTTTGCACAGACGCTGCGCAGCCGACGTTACGACCTGGGTCTTACGGCCGAGACACCGCTGGGAGGCATCGGCACGTTGCATCTGCGCGGCTCGGGCGTGACCCAGTCTCATCGCCATATCTTTGGCGACGCGGTGGAGAATGACCGCCACCGCACGGCATTTGCCGAGGCGTCGGTCGGCGGCGAGGCGGGCGCTACGACATGGCTGGTAGGCGCTGCATTCCAGTTGGACGACTATCGGTCCAGAACATTCTCCGCGTTCGACTATAGCTACACCGTGCCCGCCCTGTTCGTGCAGGGCGAGCAGGAACTGGGCAACAGGCTGACGCTGGCAGGCAGCCTGCGCTGGGATGCACACAGTGACTATGGCTCGCATTTCAGTCCGCGTGTGTCCGCGCTCTATCGCCCCGGCCCTTGGACGATCCGCGCTTCATTGGGGCGCGGCTTCTACGCGCCGACACCGTTCGTCGAGGAAACGGAGGCCAATGGCCTCGCGCGCCTGCTGCCCTATGGAAAGCTCAAGGCGGAGCTCGCCGACAGCGGTTCGATCGACTTCGGCTATGCCAGTGGGCCGTTGGAAGCGAACCTCAGCCTGTTCGCTTCCAACATCGACCATGCCCAGCAGTTGCAGACGGTGGACGCCGATCATGTCACGCTGGTCAACGCCGATGGCGTCACC
The window above is part of the Sphingomonas sanxanigenens DSM 19645 = NX02 genome. Proteins encoded here:
- the def gene encoding peptide deformylase, which produces MIREILKMGDPRLLKVARPVDDLADPALKTIIADLYETMHAANGVGLAAPQVGIDQRVMIFGFKSNPRYPEAEPVPVTTLINPWLENLTDETEEDWEGCLSVPGMRGLVPRSTHIRYGGTLEDGTHVEREAHGFHARVFQHEFDHLEGVLYPHRIRDLTRFGFIEALFPQSDLAALEKAPDASQPPLTTIGDAA
- a CDS encoding CmcJ/NvfI family oxidoreductase, which gives rise to MSQLDLVDNDVPQTHEDAVSSAYVPVLQVTAGQPGPIAANGGRSYMAFDRNGDAGTGKALEDALALIAEGEGRRAVERIAQAPATGLETELGLGFRSYEECLAHIRQAGLAAPEGGVVTPLPYTIYEQPTYSVVPSHAIWTDPARADVAAILQQNEDDNLRRDLWFPQVLRDARRIGDKYPGLSPRSPESMDRLGVSLAHLESACTNFYDAAEVERVFYPEIEKLLLDFFPGATDALVYNHDVFDADYAGDRTEDQAAKNPGVNARYANIVHNDLNDNSGRVRCRELLTRNLRNFGRTQHYSEEEADAKMARRFMSINLAKPMETVEQYPFVLAAWPSFADQPYVTNYRIYDDRVGETQRFTFRPTHEWYWFPQQTPIEVSMLKCYDSITDGSVSRWSFHTAAIDPTAPANARCRKNVVVRSFVFF
- a CDS encoding TonB-dependent receptor plug domain-containing protein, with the protein product MFLGGRTSAGSSALVIAATMASPAYAQADADQAEEAETEIVVQATRTGRRVQDEPIRVEVINREEIEEKLVMRPGNIAMLVSETPGVRVQTTSPALGAANVRIQGLKGRYAQILADGLPLYGGQTPSIGLLQIPPTDLGQVEIIKGAASALYGPSALGGVINLVSRRPASEPQGELLLNATSRDGQDLTGYVAAPLSSTLSGSLTAGYDRQSRQDLNDDGWADMPGYERFTVRPRLFLDAADGTRALMTFGAMAEQRDGGTMPGANAPDGSPFAQTLRSRRYDLGLTAETPLGGIGTLHLRGSGVTQSHRHIFGDAVENDRHRTAFAEASVGGEAGATTWLVGAAFQLDDYRSRTFSAFDYSYTVPALFVQGEQELGNRLTLAGSLRWDAHSDYGSHFSPRVSALYRPGPWTIRASLGRGFYAPTPFVEETEANGLARLLPYGKLKAELADSGSIDFGYASGPLEANLSLFASNIDHAQQLQTVDADHVTLVNADGVTRTRGTEVLLRYRWRTVSVTGSYVHVSASEPDPDGPGRRIVPLTPRDSAGLVGMWEKEGRGRFGVEAYYTGRQSLDDNPYRTRSRPYVQLGAMGELILGKVSLFLNAENLLNVRQTKYDPLLLHRRAATGAWTVDAWAPTDGFVLNGGVRLRFGGE